GCAATTGACCTAGATCCGGAGATGTGTCGAGAGGCAGCGAAAAATGAGCGCGACTTTGATGCCGTTCGGGACGATCCACGGTTTCAGGCACTGCTGACAGACTAGATGATCCCCAACGCGTTGAAAACGTCGGGGATCGACAGGATCGCCCCAAGAGATGCCTAAGCCATCACCTTAATTTGATCATTCTCCACCGTCACCGTCAGAGGGCGCAGCGCTTCCGTGGCCGGGCCCTGTTGAATGCTGCCATCCAGGGCAAAGCGAGACTGATGGCAAGGACAAAGAAACTCACTGCTATCCGCCTGCCATTCCACCGTACAGTCCCGGTGATTACAGTTCGCCGTCAGCGCCAGCACCGCCGTCGCATCAGCCGGATCCCGCACCACAATCACCTTCTTAGGGCTTTCGACCAACAAACTACCCTTGCTATCCAAATCACTCACACTACCCACATCAATCGACTGGGGTTCAGCCGTCG
The genomic region above belongs to Candidatus Obscuribacterales bacterium and contains:
- a CDS encoding Rieske (2Fe-2S) protein, which encodes MNRRDFLSWAGVGGLATFLPIAIAACSPSGSNDTADATAEPQSIDVGSVSDLDSKGSLLVESPKKVIVVRDPADATAVLALTANCNHRDCTVEWQADSSEFLCPCHQSRFALDGSIQQGPATEALRPLTVTVENDQIKVMA